The genome window TGCAAAGACCATTTGACCTGCCAGTATGGCTTCCACGGTGCAGGGATTGGCCAAGTTGGGGTCTAAGGGAACCCGTGTAAAGTTGAGACTGCCGGGAGTGCCGGGTCCGATTTCGCACATTTCTGTGACGTTGTTGTACACGTGATCATTGGGACAAAGGACGATGTAAACCTTACCGACAAAGTCACACATCAGGAACCTATCGGGATGATCAGGATGTGGGAACTTCATCTGACCGTTAAGAAGGTTCTCTCTCGTACAAGGGTTTGGGAATTCCCAAGAcactacaaacaaaaacatttctgttgaaCATAAAATGCAATAGGGCAACTATCCTATCTAGAACTTAGGTTGCGGGTCAAAGTTTGCATTATTTGACGCACGATACTGTTGAAAAGTAGTACAGAGATGGGACTGCTGGGGATGACATATTAATGACGGGTTGGACACATGGTACTGCCAAGGGGTGATACATAAAAGCCGGATGTGATGAGAGGAATGATAAAATACTGctgagaagaagaaaaaggaCATCGGTTGTTACAAAACAATAATGGGAAGAATATGAGCTTTGGATGTGACAAAATACTGCTGACGAGAAGGATATGAACGTTTGATGTAACAAAATACTGCTGAGGAAAATAATATGAGCGTTGGATGTGATAAAATATTGCTGATAAGAAGAATGTGAAAATTAAAAGCTACAAAATACTTTTCAGGAGAGGAATATGAACGTTTGATGTGATAAAATACTGCTGACGAGAAGAATATGAACGTTGAATGTAACAAAATACTGCTAATAAGAACAATATGGGTGTTAAAAGATACAAAATACTGCTTATGAGAAGGGTATGGACGTTGGATTTGACAAAATATTGCTGAACAGAAGAATATGGACGTTGGGTGTGACAATATTCCAGACGAGAAGAATATCAACGTTAGATCTGACAAAATACTGCAGAGGAGAGGATTATCAGCGTTGGGTGTGATAAAATACTGCTGAGGAAAATAATATGAGCGTTGGATGTGATAAAATACTGCTGACGAGAGGAATATGAACGATGGATGTGACAAAATACTGCTGAGGAGAAGGATATGACCGAGGGATGTGACAAAACATGCGGACGAGAGAGGTATTAACATTGTACGTGACAAAATACTGCTGACGAGAGGGATATAAACGATGGATGTGACCAAATACTATCTACGATAAGAATACGTACAATGGATGTGGCAGAATACACCTGACGAGAAGAATAGAAacattgaatatgacacaatactgCTGAGGAGAAGGATATGAACGAGGGATGTGACAAAATATGCTGAGGAGAGGTATATCAACATTGTATGGAAAAAATCTGCTGACGAGAAGGATATAAACGAATGAATGTGACAAAATACTATCGACGAGAAGAATGTGAACGGTTGATGTGACAGAATACGTTGATGAGAAGGATAGAAACATTGaatttgacaaaatattgtcCATGAGAAAGATACGaacgttgaatatgacaaaatactgTCGACGAGAAGAATATGACCGTTGGATGTGACAAAATACTGCTTAGGAGAGGAATATGAACGTTGGATGTGACAAAATACTGTTGAGCAGGGGAATATGAACGTCGAATGTGAGCAGGTATATGACTTCTGACATGATACCTACAGAACAGTCAGTACTGGATATACCGAATTTGCTACGAAAATAAAGGTTTACCTTTACAAAGTTCATCCTTAAAATCGGTTAGGTCAGCAGGGGTACATTTTCTTTGTACGCCGTGGTCAGTGCAAATTACGTCAACCTCTGTAAGACAAACGTAACGACTTGCGTTAGGAAGAGCATTTTTGGAAATAGCGTATCATCTATAGCTGTATATACAAAGTAAAATAAAGTTATGAAAGACCATTTTATATCAATGGCAGTTTTCTACGTATTTCATACAGAACGTTAAGTGTCAGTAGATTCTTTAGGGGATCATAAGTACACAATGATaacaacatataaaataaacaaggcGGCTACGACAGCATGTTAGATGGCAAATACAATGGCCTGTTAACATATCTACCTTAGTTATtctaatttcaatttattagacatcactgatCTAGATTTACTCGGTatgctctgttgtcatcacatttaatatacaaaagcATGAGAGCAATGCACAAGGATAAGGGTTTGGTCCACGTGTTTTTATCAGATTCTTTAAGCCATAAACcgtataaatcaaatcaatttgACGATGATGTCAAATACATATTCCAGtcaaacatatgtaaatagataaatatatataatgagaaaaaaaactgtaataaaGACGTAAACTTAATATTACTTGGGTCGACTGGAATTTCGACAACTTTCGATACTGCCTTGCATACAATGGAACTGTTAACATCGAGACGGTACAGATGTCCCTCTATGGTGATATACAGCGTCCTTCCATCCCCGTCTAGGTAGATGACAGATGGCTTGTCTTGAGTCGCCACGGACTTGATCTCGTAGTAAGCCACACCTGGGTTAGGGTTGTTATAGGCGGCGTACACGGTGGCATTGCCACAGTTGACCGTGGTCTGAAATCGatgttaaatgaaatttatatatagcGTCagatgtatacaacaacaacaaagataaTGTGTAAAgatgtaaatgctttaattattttaaatgcgGGAATGTACCCAAGGAATGCCGCGGTTAATTAGgaaactgggcccagtttcacaatgCTGCGTACGACATtatgtattgtacatttgtcgtacgatattttgtacgtcactattaccataccattgtcttatatgtgcgattatcgcaCCTGTACGCCATTTTTGTGAAGATGGGCCCTGATGTTACATATAAAACTTAAGTCTCACAACGCCATATGTGTACAGCGAAGATAATGCGTGCAGTGTGATGTTATAAATGGTGTAAAAGCGGGCATATATCCAAGGCCTGTCGCGCCTGTCAAAGGATTCCTACACTGTGAGGAAAGGAAAGGACTTGGTGGTGAAGATAACTCACAGAGAAATGGCGCCAACTCAAAAAAGGAAGAATGGACGAATGAATAGCTGAAGAATAGGTAAGAACTATAGGTCATATTTTAAAATTCGTGGTATTTTTATGAATGGtgcacaaatatgtacatgacaaaattCGCGGTATCATTGAATGACGTCAAAGTAACGTCAAGCTGCTGATGTCAAAGTGCAATAGAAAAAACATATGCGACACGACCGCCACAGcgttaaaaaataaacaaaagtgtaaaatataaaagcatCCGACGAACTGGCGATATAAAATCTTAGGGCAACTGTGcaagaaaatgtttaattcTTGGTATCTGCTTGTGTGTAggtaatgttttttgtttctgctTTCTATCTTAGAAATTACAAAGAGTAATTGTTCTGTAGTGTGTCATATACAAGATGTATCAACGAGAAAACAAAGGCGTTTACAACATAATGGTTAGAGCCTCCCCCTCGAAGTCGGAAGAACTTAGTTCaaatccgggtcgggtcatactgaagattttaaaatggtacttgttgcaaCTTCgcctggcgctcagcactgaaaggaagtgtcagtataatgtgactgggtggggcgtcatgtttGATGTCTTGTACTTCAGTGGCGGGATACAGGCCGCACTTTGGGGGGATGTAGGccgcactttggcggcatgggcactgccactagaagacacagtatatttacacaggCCTAAGGAAtaatcgtcgtcatatgactgaaaaattattatgtCAGGCGTATACGTAAAcacaagaatatatacatacatacatgcagacatacatacatacaagctAATTATTAACAGCGTGCTTACTTCTaattctgaatattttactgaaCATAACAGAGCTCACATAAAGTCTACGTGCCTGATAGACATATCGGCAATAAGCTTTAGCCTTGCTCATGTCAGCTGAAACTGCAACATCACCACAAATTCACTTACCAGGAAGGCTTCTAATATCATCATTCATACACCACGAAAGCTTGTAATATTAGCATTCACTCACCATGAAGGCTTTGCAACATCATTCACTCACCGCGAAGGTTTATAATATCATCATCCACACACCACGAAGGTTTGTAATTTCATCATTCACTCACCACGAAGGTTTGTAATATCATCATTCACTCACCACGACGGCTTCCTTGGTGTCGTTATCGGTGTGGTTTCTTCCAGGAACAACAATATCACAGGGCTTTTCCAAAGGACAAACCACTTCTGAGTCATTAGCGTTGGACTCTGGCATTTGGATTTTGGCTGGGCAAGAGAAAGAGGGACAGCAAATGAAATATGGCTTCAAAACTCGTCTTTTAAAAGAATTCCTGCCGATTCTGATATGCTAGTAGGTTAAATACTAGTCCACCTACTGGTTGATACTTCATATACATATTCCTTAATATCAGTAGAATTAAAGGAGACTCACGAAGGGAAATCAAATATCATCAAGGTGTCTGTGATGGTTGCAATAGTGAGTCTATAACTTATTGCATCCTAATACCTCTAATGGGTCTTTTCCAAATTCCAATACGTATTTTGAGATCGTCAAAATGGATTTCTTATTACCTTTCTTTGTTACCAGTCTTTATTAGCACATTTGAGATTTGCAAAGGAGTCTGACCCTAAAACACCTCTTCTTAAAACAAACGCATAAATAGAATTATATGAAACATTAAATAGTtcctagtaaataaataaataaataaaccaggaACCCACTTTGGCATGTTGCTTTTTCCATTTGCTGCTTCATGGATTCCATGTTCGAGAAACCTTCAACCAGGAATACGTGAGTGCAGTCAGGGTCTGTAGCCACATCATTCAGTTCGCTTTGGTCAATATTATTTCCAACGCCCACGGCAAACAtggttattttcattttgcgtGCGCGCTCGGCCGCATTTACAGTAGCAGTGGGATCATTTGATCGCCCGTCTGTGACCAAGATGGCAGCGTGCGCTGCACTCTTTCGCGCGCCGTATTTAGCCGAGAGTGACCTGTTCACAGCCACGTCAATTGCTTCTGCCGTGTTCGTTCCTCTGCCGATATACCGAATGGCCTTTACGTGAGTTATGAGTTCGCGGCTAGTATGATACGTGTTCAAATCGAATTGAACGTCAACGGCTGTACTATATGAAATGACGGCTAACTGTGTTGCGGTTGGTCCGATGTCAAAGGCGGTTATCCAATTGATGACGAAGTCCTTCTCTTTTTCAAAATCCCTAACGTTAACACTTCCCGAGGAATCCAGAATGAACACGGCATCAAGTGGTTTATCTTTGCTGCAGCCTGTGTGAAATCAGAACACGTCAACATTATACTGTTCGTTGACTCTTATTAGGTCTAATAAAGAACTATAtctttatttaatttgtatcattttgatTGAGGTTAAGCAAACAGTAACAGTATAGTAGCAGAGAAATAAGGTTATTtccatactgaacacagaaatTTTTATCtaaagaattatatttatttatttatttatttgattggtgttttaggccacaCCCAAGGATATTTCAGTTATTCGACGGCGGTCAACCTTAGAGAGGGAGGAAACGGAGTAGATCCCGGGTGAAACCCTCGGCGAGCACGCAGTTGCTCGAAGAaattcccacgtaccgccggagaggaagccagcatgaggtcgACATGAACTCACACTAGCCGCATTCTTGAGGGGCTCTTTGGtaattgcgccgcgctggcacgctaatcacttcggccacggaggccctctaaagaattataaaatcattaaaaataaaattttctaaaattatttttgaaacatttgcgTCACTCCGCAAAATGGTGGTGTTCACTTACTAAGTGTGAGATACTTCACAGCGGAGGTGAAGTTGGAAATCGGAGTTGGGTTAGAGTGATAAGCCCGATGCCAAAATTCGGCCTGTTTACTTATCTCCCTTGGTATATCTTGCCCCTTGCTCATGACCTCTGTGTAGAGACGAGCAGCAAGGCCAGAGTACAAAGGTATCCTTAGGTCAGTCCAAGATACTTGCGACCAATCAATATGCAGATTACTTTGCCGAATGTGGGTGAAATAGGACTTGGTGTGCGCCGACGTCTGTGTCAAAAGGAACTTGTCGTTGTCAACCTGTTCAAAGAATGAAAGAACTGGTTTGGAATACTTGGTAAACCTATACACGAATggtgaaaaattatttccaccCGTCGAAAGAACCCAGTTGACAGTCAGTCTGTCACTACTCCAAGTGTGACGCACAGTGGGCTCACCTTATTGGTGGGAGGCAGGGTCTCAAGTCTTAAGCGCTAGACTACACAAAAGACCACCCGAGCATCATCGATCGCCTCCTGTCACCAAGGACTAACGAATGGTGAAAGTGGTTGAAACTGCAAATCCTCTGCCAAAGACTGGACATGAACCCGAGCCCGTTGTGCCCTAACAACTGAAAGATAACCGTCTCCAACCATTGGACCTCGACCCGATCCCCAGTAACGTCAGATAAATATAGTGTAGACAGttaattggtttatttatttatttgatggtgtgctccgccgtactcaagaatatttcacttatacgacgacagtcagcattatggtggaaggaaacccggcagagcccggggggaaaccacgaccatccgcaggttgttgataTGACCTTTCCGCGTAACAGAGGTCAGCATATGTTACCTGCCAAATCCCGCCGTCGTAACCGTTTCTGTAAGTGTTGCCATTGTTGCCGTCTCTGCTCTCGACAAAAGCCAGGCGTCGTAAGAAAAACTTGTCATCTTCAAAGATGCAGGTGTGATGAATAAGATCAATGACAGCGTCGACCACATCTGCGCCTTTCGACCCTGGGGTCCTGGTCAAGTCGGTTTGTCCCCAGACTAAGCCAATGTCTATAAGAACCAAAAAAGCACAGCAGACAGCAAGCCTTGTCGCCATGGTTCGTACATTCTAGACTGTGGATTTGGAGAAGATCGGATCTGTTTATAGATATACCTCCGCGGAACAAGTGCATTTCGGAGAAAAACTCATATATCATCAAAGGTACGGTTGGAATTAGGAAGTTCCCCAGCTCTTGCGTAAATATTTATCTAAGATAACCCTTAG of Liolophura sinensis isolate JHLJ2023 chromosome 13, CUHK_Ljap_v2, whole genome shotgun sequence contains these proteins:
- the LOC135480311 gene encoding uncharacterized protein LOC135480311 — protein: MATRLAVCCAFLVLIDIGLVWGQTDLTRTPGSKGADVVDAVIDLIHHTCIFEDDKFFLRRLAFVESRDGNNGNTYRNGYDGGIWQVDNDKFLLTQTSAHTKSYFTHIRQSNLHIDWSQVSWTDLRIPLYSGLAARLYTEVMSKGQDIPREISKQAEFWHRAYHSNPTPISNFTSAVKYLTLSCSKDKPLDAVFILDSSGSVNVRDFEKEKDFVINWITAFDIGPTATQLAVISYSTAVDVQFDLNTYHTSRELITHVKAIRYIGRGTNTAEAIDVAVNRSLSAKYGARKSAAHAAILVTDGRSNDPTATVNAAERARKMKITMFAVGVGNNIDQSELNDVATDPDCTHVFLVEGFSNMESMKQQMEKATCQTKIQMPESNANDSEVVCPLEKPCDIVVPGRNHTDNDTKEAVVTTVNCGNATVYAAYNNPNPGVAYYEIKSVATQDKPSVIYLDGDGRTLYITIEGHLYRLDVNSSIVCKAVSKVVEIPVDPKVDVICTDHGVQRKCTPADLTDFKDELCKVSWEFPNPCTRENLLNGQMKFPHPDHPDRFLMCDFVGKVYIVLCPNDHVYNNVTEMCEIGPGTPGSLNFTRVPLDPNLANPCTVEAILAGQMVFADVSDKTKFITCDVWGDAWISDCPDGLIWGPKDMQCVVDNSIGQVQGQGFLEANVPNPCTKEKITAGQFFFPYPYAQDRYIQCDAWGGAYVLLCFPGGRWSDTAKMCLIGNKT